In [Leptolyngbya] sp. PCC 7376, a genomic segment contains:
- a CDS encoding class I SAM-dependent methyltransferase gives MAQSTKFWDKIAAKYSKQPIEDEASYQKKLEVTRTYFQPDTEVLEIGCGTGSTALLHAPYVKHIRATDFSKEMLAIAREKAAAQNVENVTFEQSSIDDLNVAAESLGVVMGMSILHLLEDKEAAIAKVYKMLKPGGLFVTSTVCLGDTMGWFKLIAPIGKLLGFFPLVKVFKVEALVNSLTQAGFSIDYQWQPGKKKAVFIVAKKAT, from the coding sequence ATGGCACAATCAACAAAATTCTGGGACAAGATCGCGGCTAAATATTCCAAGCAACCCATCGAGGATGAAGCGTCTTATCAAAAGAAATTAGAAGTCACCCGCACCTATTTTCAGCCAGACACAGAGGTCTTAGAAATCGGCTGTGGTACTGGCTCCACGGCATTGCTCCATGCCCCCTATGTTAAACATATTCGAGCGACTGATTTTTCTAAAGAGATGTTGGCGATCGCCCGTGAAAAAGCCGCAGCCCAAAATGTCGAAAATGTCACCTTTGAGCAATCCAGCATTGATGATTTAAACGTTGCTGCCGAAAGCCTAGGTGTGGTGATGGGCATGAGTATTTTGCATTTGCTGGAGGATAAGGAAGCGGCGATCGCCAAAGTCTATAAAATGTTGAAGCCAGGTGGTTTATTTGTCACCAGTACCGTTTGTTTAGGGGATACGATGGGATGGTTTAAATTGATTGCACCCATCGGCAAATTGCTCGGATTTTTCCCACTGGTCAAGGTTTTTAAAGTCGAGGCTTTAGTAAATAGTTTGACTCAGGCAGGCTTTTCGATTGATTATCAATGGCAGCCGGGTAAGAAAAAAGCAGTTTTTATCGTGGCAAAAAAAGCGACCTAG
- a CDS encoding TGS domain-containing protein gives MIKVTVCGHLLVDWILSNGWSTPEEENLYKKIENAQVFKKLIEADIVSVYLHPGLSSFIQVSIEDSCSSRQQFRDQMRQLNQYITLENNISLDQCGEDFVELDLPEESCYHEGLILVSAKMIKADAVVCTEDSKVILKQILELNPKFFKHFQTPIYDLGEFLAHLNQDVRFIPKIESCNNSIFVKTPKGRIVELPCNATPIDFAHSLHTKFTTSCIGAVVDGIQVPLNHILRGGETIEIVRGKPNDIFKSTNLNATLYSDLEKYLRLYCRKKSTVKALTKAFERSYRKKGWKIINKSLNKNQRRMLEEASIYNDLNSLKGIKSRRDLVLYLGLGRIKIEELQMLLDSIENVEYSFFLSPYNKDLLKTKRYNISICCNPSLNDDIAGIISSGRRPIRVHTKCCDYIKHMHSDDLIDLQWNCDLLGVNLQLNLYNQPGALSELIVFLDKDYCWEYNIHSVQPIKENRSSQVLTQVILKKGNTISELLTDIQQLKKLNRVRVRDISPLNNNMVNNFFYGS, from the coding sequence ATGATTAAGGTAACCGTATGTGGGCATCTTTTAGTTGATTGGATACTGAGCAATGGGTGGTCCACTCCTGAAGAAGAAAATCTATACAAAAAAATAGAAAATGCTCAGGTATTTAAAAAACTTATAGAAGCAGATATTGTTTCAGTTTATCTGCATCCTGGTTTGAGTAGCTTTATCCAGGTGTCTATCGAAGATTCGTGTTCTTCTAGACAGCAATTTCGTGATCAAATGAGACAATTAAATCAATATATAACTCTTGAAAATAACATTTCTTTGGATCAATGCGGTGAGGATTTTGTAGAGTTAGATTTGCCAGAAGAGTCTTGTTATCATGAAGGTTTAATACTAGTCTCTGCAAAAATGATTAAGGCAGATGCTGTTGTTTGTACGGAAGACAGTAAAGTAATTTTAAAGCAGATTTTAGAGTTGAACCCGAAGTTCTTTAAGCATTTCCAAACTCCCATTTATGATCTGGGAGAGTTTTTGGCCCATTTAAATCAAGATGTCCGCTTTATTCCAAAGATTGAGAGTTGTAATAATTCTATTTTTGTTAAGACTCCGAAAGGAAGGATTGTCGAGTTGCCTTGCAACGCCACACCAATTGATTTTGCCCATTCTCTACATACAAAATTCACAACAAGTTGTATAGGAGCTGTAGTAGATGGAATCCAAGTCCCTTTAAATCATATTTTAAGAGGAGGGGAAACTATTGAAATCGTTCGAGGAAAGCCAAATGATATATTTAAATCTACTAATCTAAATGCTACTTTGTATTCTGATCTTGAAAAATATCTAAGGCTATATTGCCGAAAAAAAAGCACTGTAAAAGCTTTAACAAAAGCTTTTGAGAGATCTTACAGAAAAAAAGGTTGGAAGATAATTAATAAAAGCCTCAATAAAAATCAAAGAAGAATGCTTGAAGAGGCATCTATATATAATGATCTTAACTCTTTGAAAGGAATAAAATCCAGAAGAGATTTGGTTCTATATTTAGGTCTGGGCAGGATTAAGATCGAAGAACTTCAAATGCTTCTAGATAGTATTGAAAATGTTGAATACAGCTTTTTCTTATCACCCTACAATAAAGATCTACTCAAAACTAAAAGATATAACATATCCATATGCTGTAATCCCAGCCTTAATGATGATATAGCCGGTATTATATCTTCTGGTAGAAGGCCTATTCGTGTTCATACTAAATGCTGCGATTATATTAAGCACATGCATTCGGATGATTTGATTGATTTGCAGTGGAATTGTGACTTACTCGGAGTCAACTTACAGCTGAATTTATATAATCAACCCGGTGCTTTATCAGAGCTGATAGTTTTTTTAGATAAAGACTATTGTTGGGAATATAATATTCATAGTGTTCAACCAATCAAAGAAAATAGAAGTTCTCAAGTTTTAACTCAAGTCATACTCAAAAAAGGAAATACCATTTCTGAATTGCTCACGGATATTCAACAACTTAAAAAGTTAAATCGCGTCCGTGTTCGAGATATTTCTCCTCTAAATAATAATATGGTGAATAATTTTTTCTATGGCTCTTGA
- a CDS encoding HhoA/HhoB/HtrA family serine endopeptidase encodes MRRSKFLQRFSTHIVALVFGCAITFGAIQGSAEPTNQTLADTQTPQQVAAVPITGESSFVADAVARTGSAVVRLDTEKTVVRRFEDPFMNDPFFREFFGDRFGVEIPSEQEQVLTGQGSGFITDRNGIILTNAHVVSGADKVTVTLKDGRSFEGEVKGTDEITDLAVVKINPGNESIPVAPLGNSGAVQVGDWAIAVGNPVGLNNTVTLGIISTLERSSAQAGIPDKRVDFLQTDAAINPGNSGGPLLNAKGEVIGINTAIRRDAMGIGFAIPINKAKSLQDTLASGKEVPHPFIGIRMVTITPEDAKQNNDDPNSLVTLPEVDGVLVIGVVPNSPAQDAGLRRGDVITKIDGKRITDAQQLQEVVEDSGINATLKVELSRGDRQLQMNIRTAQLSEMS; translated from the coding sequence ATGCGACGATCTAAATTTTTACAGCGATTTAGCACTCATATTGTGGCGTTAGTCTTTGGCTGTGCGATCACGTTTGGTGCAATACAAGGTTCCGCTGAGCCTACAAATCAAACTCTCGCTGATACCCAAACTCCTCAACAAGTTGCTGCTGTACCGATTACTGGGGAAAGCAGTTTTGTTGCCGATGCGGTGGCAAGGACTGGTTCGGCGGTAGTCCGTCTCGATACAGAGAAAACAGTGGTACGCCGCTTTGAAGATCCATTCATGAATGATCCGTTCTTTAGAGAATTTTTTGGCGATCGCTTCGGTGTGGAGATACCTAGCGAGCAGGAGCAAGTTTTGACTGGTCAGGGCTCTGGCTTCATCACAGATCGTAATGGCATCATCCTCACCAATGCCCATGTTGTCAGTGGTGCAGATAAGGTGACAGTGACGCTAAAAGATGGTCGTAGTTTCGAGGGAGAAGTAAAAGGGACTGACGAAATTACTGACCTTGCTGTAGTGAAAATCAACCCCGGCAATGAATCTATTCCCGTTGCACCTCTTGGTAATTCTGGTGCGGTACAAGTCGGTGATTGGGCGATCGCCGTAGGTAACCCGGTAGGCCTTAACAACACAGTGACGCTCGGTATTATCAGTACTCTAGAACGTTCCTCTGCCCAAGCTGGTATTCCTGATAAGCGCGTTGATTTCCTTCAAACTGATGCCGCGATCAACCCGGGTAATTCCGGCGGCCCTCTCCTTAATGCAAAAGGTGAGGTGATTGGTATCAACACTGCAATTCGCCGCGATGCAATGGGTATTGGTTTTGCGATTCCGATTAATAAGGCCAAATCTCTGCAGGATACGCTCGCTTCCGGGAAAGAAGTGCCCCATCCATTTATTGGCATCCGTATGGTGACAATTACCCCCGAAGATGCGAAGCAAAACAATGACGACCCGAATTCTCTTGTTACTCTCCCTGAGGTGGATGGTGTATTGGTAATTGGTGTTGTACCAAACAGCCCTGCGCAGGATGCAGGTCTCCGTCGTGGCGATGTGATCACAAAAATCGATGGCAAGCGTATTACCGATGCTCAACAATTACAGGAAGTGGTTGAAGATAGTGGCATTAATGCAACGCTGAAAGTGGAACTCTCTCGCGGCGATCGCCAACTGCAGATGAATATCAGAACGGCACAACTGAGTGAAATGTCCTAG
- a CDS encoding HXXEE domain-containing protein, translating into MMATPILIMWLLAIALILHVFEEVWVSEYKKGQVTWGTVILNYAPIVENIPIFIFAIVLAVIGWRSPMISGILLSVCLTHPLLDHVGLSIKTQSIRAGSLTAIFLMLPLSIWAYAVGYNNALFQAPALVISGMTGLGISIWLFWEVEKELQQKSRSS; encoded by the coding sequence ATGATGGCGACTCCAATTTTAATAATGTGGTTACTGGCGATCGCCCTAATCCTCCATGTCTTCGAAGAGGTGTGGGTGAGTGAATATAAAAAAGGGCAAGTCACTTGGGGCACAGTTATCTTGAATTATGCACCGATTGTTGAAAATATACCCATCTTTATTTTCGCAATTGTTCTCGCTGTGATTGGGTGGCGATCGCCGATGATTAGTGGCATTTTGCTTTCAGTTTGCCTCACCCATCCATTGCTAGATCATGTCGGCTTAAGCATCAAAACCCAGAGCATCCGGGCTGGTAGCCTCACCGCAATTTTTTTAATGTTACCTCTGAGTATCTGGGCTTATGCGGTTGGCTACAATAACGCTCTATTCCAAGCTCCTGCCTTAGTCATTAGCGGTATGACTGGTTTGGGCATTTCAATTTGGCTCTTTTGGGAAGTGGAGAAAGAGCTACAACAGAAAAGTAGAAGCTCATAA
- a CDS encoding class I SAM-dependent methyltransferase, with protein sequence MCSALSQQNSFSSTHEIATEFDKWAEIGRGDSMAEGHLHATQTLLKDFAIAENSVVLDAGCGIGWILNDLIGSQITEGVGIDLAPEMISIASARCKRPHLKFLTADSAKTPFGNDQFSHIISVESLYYNAEPLDTLQEWLRISMPGGRLGLVLDLYQDNPAAHHWVNALSVTAHNFSVAEWETLLASAGWTNIKHRRVTLPAKISASDFTPSAYFPTYDIYQAYCAAGSLLLSAEKAK encoded by the coding sequence ATGTGTTCAGCATTATCGCAACAAAACTCTTTCTCCAGTACCCATGAAATTGCCACCGAATTTGATAAGTGGGCAGAGATCGGCCGAGGCGATTCGATGGCGGAAGGTCATCTCCATGCCACCCAAACATTATTAAAAGACTTTGCGATCGCCGAAAATTCCGTTGTCCTTGACGCAGGTTGCGGGATTGGCTGGATCTTAAATGATTTAATTGGCTCACAGATTACTGAAGGGGTAGGCATAGATCTGGCGCCAGAAATGATCTCGATCGCCTCTGCCCGATGTAAGCGGCCCCACCTAAAATTTTTAACTGCCGATAGTGCAAAAACACCCTTCGGGAATGATCAGTTTTCCCACATCATCTCGGTCGAATCCCTCTATTACAATGCCGAGCCGCTTGACACCTTGCAAGAATGGTTGCGGATCTCGATGCCGGGTGGTCGCCTTGGTCTTGTGCTCGATCTGTACCAAGATAATCCCGCTGCTCACCATTGGGTTAATGCCTTATCGGTCACAGCCCACAATTTTTCCGTTGCAGAGTGGGAAACGCTTTTGGCCTCAGCAGGTTGGACAAATATCAAGCATCGTCGTGTTACGCTACCAGCCAAAATTTCGGCCAGTGATTTTACGCCATCGGCCTACTTCCCGACCTACGATATCTATCAGGCTTATTGTGCAGCAGGCTCATTATTGCTCAGTGCAGAAAAAGCAAAATAA
- a CDS encoding DUF411 domain-containing protein, with amino-acid sequence MKRLMIGSLVAIGLGIGGSWYWFTQSRSVSTTAESTHTTVSQTQPIEAEVFRTPTCGCCGLWIDHAQTHGFVIGDRQQENITSIKEQYSITPELASCHTTIAEGFVFEGHIPAAEVRHFLANPPAEAIGLTVPGMPIGSPGMEMANKTQPYDVLALNRDGSTSVFASYE; translated from the coding sequence ATGAAGCGGTTAATGATCGGAAGTTTGGTTGCTATTGGCTTGGGTATTGGTGGTAGTTGGTATTGGTTTACTCAATCCCGCTCTGTTTCTACGACAGCTGAATCGACCCATACAACTGTGTCTCAGACCCAACCTATTGAAGCAGAGGTTTTTCGGACACCGACTTGCGGGTGTTGTGGACTTTGGATTGACCATGCTCAAACCCATGGCTTTGTCATTGGCGATCGCCAGCAGGAAAACATCACATCAATCAAAGAACAGTACAGCATCACCCCCGAGCTTGCGTCTTGCCATACGACTATTGCTGAAGGTTTTGTTTTTGAAGGACATATCCCAGCAGCAGAAGTAAGACACTTCCTCGCTAACCCTCCCGCAGAAGCTATTGGCCTCACTGTGCCGGGAATGCCCATTGGTTCTCCTGGTATGGAAATGGCGAATAAAACTCAGCCCTATGATGTTTTGGCGTTAAATCGTGATGGCTCAACATCAGTGTTTGCCAGTTACGAATAG
- a CDS encoding aminotransferase class V-fold PLP-dependent enzyme, producing MTMDLEQLHLQFPAIAAKSYFNFGGQGPLSQKSLNAIISSYDKVQVQGPFSIAVNDWAQDVMAATKQAIATEIGAQPRNIVLTENVTIGCNIALWGIEWQEGDEVLVGDCEHPGVIGTLQELVHRFGIKINFCPIFDTLNEGNPTEVIAQHLTPKTRCLVISHLLWNTGQVLPIKDICELCHKQDVQVMVDAAQSVGSLALNLEDIGGDFYAFTGHKWCCGPAGVGGLYVSEAAMPTLRPTFIGWRGVKIWPSPFDVKLKNDGNQYEVATSAYPLQAGLTEAIKLHQSYGTAEERYAKICEMSAYAWERLGSIDAVSCLKNTPPKSGLVSFTVDSPIGHKKLVEILEEKGFCLRTLTYPDCIRACTHYFTSHAEIDQLIIAIKALL from the coding sequence ATGACAATGGATCTCGAACAGTTGCATCTACAGTTTCCGGCGATCGCAGCGAAGTCCTATTTTAATTTTGGTGGACAGGGGCCTCTATCTCAAAAATCCCTGAATGCAATCATCTCCAGCTACGACAAAGTGCAAGTGCAAGGGCCATTTTCTATTGCGGTGAATGATTGGGCACAGGATGTAATGGCTGCCACAAAACAGGCGATCGCCACAGAGATTGGTGCTCAGCCCAGAAATATTGTCCTCACTGAAAATGTCACGATTGGCTGCAATATTGCGTTGTGGGGTATCGAGTGGCAAGAAGGTGATGAAGTTTTGGTGGGGGATTGTGAGCATCCCGGCGTCATTGGCACGCTCCAAGAATTGGTGCATCGCTTTGGCATAAAAATAAATTTCTGCCCAATTTTTGACACGCTTAACGAAGGCAATCCTACTGAAGTTATTGCCCAGCATCTAACCCCGAAAACCCGCTGTTTAGTGATTAGCCACTTGCTCTGGAATACCGGACAGGTTTTACCAATAAAAGACATTTGTGAGCTATGCCATAAACAAGATGTCCAGGTGATGGTGGACGCTGCGCAATCCGTCGGCAGTCTCGCCCTAAATTTAGAAGATATCGGCGGTGATTTTTATGCGTTTACTGGCCATAAATGGTGTTGTGGTCCAGCAGGTGTAGGTGGTTTGTATGTGTCTGAAGCTGCAATGCCAACTTTGCGACCGACATTTATCGGCTGGCGTGGTGTCAAAATTTGGCCTTCCCCTTTCGACGTCAAACTCAAAAACGATGGCAATCAATACGAAGTTGCGACCTCAGCCTATCCGCTGCAAGCAGGCTTAACGGAAGCGATTAAGCTCCACCAAAGCTACGGGACAGCAGAGGAGCGCTACGCCAAAATTTGTGAGATGAGTGCTTACGCTTGGGAAAGATTAGGTTCAATTGATGCAGTGTCTTGCCTTAAAAATACTCCACCAAAATCAGGCTTAGTTTCCTTCACCGTTGACTCTCCTATCGGTCACAAAAAGCTCGTCGAAATCCTCGAAGAAAAGGGGTTTTGTCTGCGGACTCTCACCTATCCAGATTGCATTCGCGCTTGTACTCACTACTTCACAAGCCATGCTGAAATTGATCAATTGATTATTGCAATAAAAGCTCTGCTGTGA
- a CDS encoding type 1 glutamine amidotransferase translates to MHLKLGWLYPTLMGTYGDRGNVICLEKRAQWRDIEVEIVALDQEAPLEAWSDIDLIVGGGAQDRQQEIVMRDLQGAKAAKFKSLIEDGVPGVFTCGSPQLLGKYYEPAVGQRIEGLGILDLVSKHPGFDAKRCIGNVAFEITANPLADDLAKKLGSKPVALGFENHGGRTYLGDVQPLGKVLTGYGNNGEDGWEGAFHKMAIATYAHGPLLPKNPFIADWLLEKALERKYDKTVEFSALDDQLATDARETMFNRLNLTELNTSA, encoded by the coding sequence ATGCACCTAAAGCTCGGCTGGCTCTATCCAACTCTGATGGGAACTTACGGTGATCGCGGTAATGTGATTTGTCTCGAAAAACGGGCGCAGTGGCGAGATATTGAGGTGGAAATTGTGGCGCTCGATCAGGAAGCACCGCTAGAGGCTTGGTCAGATATTGATCTGATTGTGGGTGGTGGCGCGCAGGATCGTCAGCAAGAAATTGTGATGCGAGATTTGCAGGGAGCGAAGGCCGCAAAATTCAAATCGCTTATTGAGGACGGCGTGCCTGGTGTGTTTACCTGTGGGTCGCCGCAACTGCTCGGAAAATACTATGAACCTGCTGTCGGACAACGCATTGAAGGGTTAGGGATTTTAGATTTGGTCAGTAAGCATCCCGGCTTTGATGCGAAACGGTGTATCGGCAATGTGGCGTTTGAAATTACAGCAAATCCTTTAGCTGATGACCTTGCGAAAAAATTAGGTTCTAAACCAGTGGCGCTTGGTTTCGAGAATCATGGCGGTCGAACCTATCTCGGTGATGTGCAGCCTCTAGGTAAAGTGCTGACTGGCTATGGTAATAACGGTGAAGATGGTTGGGAAGGTGCGTTTCATAAGATGGCGATCGCCACCTATGCCCATGGCCCCCTCTTGCCGAAAAATCCATTTATTGCAGATTGGCTCCTCGAAAAAGCCCTCGAACGTAAATATGACAAAACGGTGGAATTCTCTGCACTTGACGATCAGCTGGCGACCGATGCCCGTGAGACTATGTTTAACCGCCTAAATTTAACCGAACTAAACACTTCTGCCTAA
- a CDS encoding DUF3038 domain-containing protein yields the protein MRPSLQTVTAPASLEDLTLTRTPDGQQLENIKSHLDLILLALESLAGIGSEAMLLAAKELDLESVIGDRVTLWRLRQSNPLRKSSGGRKKLDVEEARSLVLIICHLAQQEQENIRRACALLEQVTEQGKEPHRAALLGDYLDNFSNTYQERMDEESPAPPEFLVRLAFKLLIDLLFYGANNGHRRLWLALMDHATE from the coding sequence ATGCGCCCCAGTCTCCAAACGGTTACTGCTCCTGCATCACTGGAGGATCTAACCCTGACCCGGACTCCCGATGGTCAGCAGTTGGAGAATATCAAAAGTCATCTTGACTTGATTTTGTTGGCGCTGGAGTCTCTCGCGGGGATTGGTTCAGAAGCGATGTTATTGGCAGCGAAGGAATTAGACCTCGAATCTGTGATCGGCGATCGCGTTACCCTGTGGCGACTGCGGCAATCCAACCCCCTACGAAAAAGTAGTGGTGGTCGAAAAAAGTTAGACGTTGAGGAGGCACGGTCTCTCGTATTAATCATTTGTCATCTCGCACAGCAGGAGCAGGAAAATATTCGCCGTGCCTGTGCCCTCTTGGAGCAGGTGACCGAGCAAGGAAAAGAACCCCATCGCGCGGCATTACTTGGGGATTACCTCGATAATTTCAGTAATACGTATCAGGAACGGATGGACGAAGAGAGTCCGGCTCCCCCCGAATTTTTGGTGCGTTTAGCCTTCAAGCTTTTAATAGATTTGTTATTCTACGGAGCAAATAATGGTCATCGCCGTTTGTGGCTCGCGTTAATGGATCATGCAACAGAATAA
- a CDS encoding GNAT family N-acetyltransferase — MGTADMNSIIKATFSDADLIAETLGEAFDDDPVISYLLGASGNAYDFFRSLFQHIYLPFNCSFYLANDQGEMMGCALWSKPGQDPNALSLGFFKVLWQNRRNLTFSSLQRLFSTSNLSMRYHPKEPHYYLCAIGVNLSFRRQGAASRLLASVLTMADQEQVSVYLENSKEQNLAFYQKNGFKVVHKHILANDGPPIWFMQRSPQNPPQA; from the coding sequence ATGGGTACAGCCGATATGAACAGCATTATAAAAGCGACTTTCAGTGATGCAGATTTGATTGCAGAAACTTTGGGAGAAGCCTTTGACGATGACCCTGTAATTTCCTATTTACTAGGTGCATCCGGTAATGCCTATGACTTTTTTAGATCACTTTTTCAACATATTTATCTGCCTTTTAATTGTTCTTTTTACCTAGCGAATGACCAAGGTGAAATGATGGGCTGCGCACTCTGGTCAAAGCCTGGCCAAGATCCAAATGCTCTGTCTCTCGGATTTTTTAAAGTGTTATGGCAGAATAGGCGCAATCTTACCTTCAGCTCTTTACAACGTCTTTTCTCCACTTCTAATCTTTCGATGCGTTATCACCCGAAAGAGCCTCATTATTATCTCTGTGCGATTGGTGTGAATTTGTCCTTTCGTCGTCAGGGAGCAGCCAGTCGTCTTCTTGCCTCTGTTTTAACGATGGCCGATCAAGAGCAAGTCTCTGTTTATCTAGAAAATTCAAAGGAGCAAAATCTAGCTTTCTATCAGAAAAACGGTTTTAAGGTTGTCCATAAACACATCCTTGCAAATGATGGCCCTCCTATCTGGTTTATGCAGCGATCGCCACAAAATCCACCTCAAGCCTAA
- a CDS encoding DUF4335 domain-containing protein, which yields MLTPTLIRRYTPPTCSLEVVAKTSALSQWTGNPVIKELDFELSLDDPRLVTENKILLTGDRQQLEDLVEVVTDYVQNFLQQTNPVFDFAPTQNIYTYQTPGSNAGNIATIARPQLETKGLLSHRLHLGRLANDVSGQTIQLSATQLYDLANALESYSADMVALPTLTAGRNRKNVMRWGAIAASFLIVVGVSKTAFDLQQSSQNETAASLEAVEETATEFEQQVVPPDLHSSYTFTEVPELEEALEAEKADPSTVQLEAIATNPTPAGSPKPASPQPAASSAPPPSETATAGGSLESVPRPPAIANAPTPIIPRQQASSGIESAAPSVAREAPIATASPPAPAPSVTAAAPADGNFGTSAQRGASIGLNSVAADYSYSADAYDDSVSGEVTAAPVDPVLTGDRLEQTQQYFDSRWQTPEGLEETLEYRLNIDQTGNLQKVVPLGKASELYQSRLSYLATGNKIVGATENPAQTIRLVLDPDGTVQTFEE from the coding sequence ATGCTCACACCCACCCTAATCCGACGATATACACCGCCGACTTGCAGCCTAGAAGTGGTTGCAAAGACTTCTGCGTTGTCCCAATGGACAGGGAATCCGGTGATCAAAGAATTAGACTTTGAACTGAGTCTCGATGATCCACGCCTCGTCACTGAAAATAAAATCTTGCTCACGGGCGATCGCCAACAACTGGAAGATTTGGTGGAAGTGGTCACGGATTATGTCCAGAATTTTCTCCAGCAAACGAATCCCGTTTTTGATTTTGCGCCGACCCAAAATATTTACACTTATCAAACCCCCGGTAGTAACGCTGGCAATATTGCGACGATTGCACGACCCCAACTAGAAACAAAAGGATTACTTTCCCACCGATTACATTTAGGACGCTTGGCGAACGATGTTTCTGGGCAAACAATTCAGCTTAGTGCCACACAACTTTATGACCTCGCCAACGCTCTAGAATCCTATAGTGCTGACATGGTGGCGCTACCCACTTTAACCGCTGGCCGTAATCGGAAAAATGTGATGCGTTGGGGGGCGATCGCCGCATCATTCCTCATCGTTGTGGGTGTGAGCAAAACAGCCTTTGATTTACAGCAATCCTCACAAAATGAAACTGCTGCCAGCCTTGAAGCTGTCGAAGAAACTGCGACTGAGTTTGAACAGCAAGTTGTTCCACCAGATTTGCATTCGTCCTATACATTCACAGAAGTCCCCGAGCTCGAAGAAGCCTTAGAAGCAGAAAAAGCCGATCCCTCCACTGTGCAGCTAGAGGCGATCGCCACGAATCCTACACCTGCCGGTTCACCAAAACCGGCTAGTCCACAACCCGCTGCGAGTTCTGCACCGCCGCCATCAGAGACTGCAACTGCTGGAGGAAGTCTGGAGTCAGTGCCGCGACCCCCTGCAATTGCGAATGCTCCGACACCAATTATTCCTCGCCAGCAAGCGAGTAGTGGCATTGAATCTGCTGCACCGTCTGTAGCTCGCGAAGCTCCTATTGCTACAGCCTCTCCCCCAGCGCCAGCACCAAGCGTTACGGCTGCAGCACCTGCCGATGGCAATTTTGGCACTTCTGCACAACGAGGCGCTTCAATCGGTTTGAATAGTGTTGCTGCCGACTATAGTTATAGTGCGGATGCCTATGATGATTCTGTCAGTGGTGAAGTCACAGCCGCTCCAGTTGACCCAGTATTGACAGGCGATCGCCTCGAACAGACCCAACAGTATTTTGATTCTCGTTGGCAAACTCCTGAAGGATTAGAAGAAACCCTCGAATATCGTCTCAATATCGATCAAACGGGTAACCTCCAAAAAGTTGTGCCTCTTGGCAAGGCATCAGAGCTCTACCAAAGTCGATTAAGCTATCTCGCCACTGGAAACAAGATTGTTGGTGCTACTGAAAATCCTGCGCAAACGATTCGTTTAGTGCTTGACCCAGATGGCACTGTCCAAACTTTTGAGGAATAA